Proteins co-encoded in one Rhodococcus sp. PAMC28707 genomic window:
- a CDS encoding non-ribosomal peptide synthetase, with the protein MSSVKGAPSGIDLFPLSPAQLNIYFAQKLAPGVPFTIAQFVEIRGEIDPATLIRATDIACRELESPGVRLGEDDGQPYQWFDLNVPYAMIYRDLREESDPVGYAHRYMDEQYRKPVDLVRDQLIASEIMQVGDAHYFWYSRAHHVVMDGLGAISVQERTAAAYTALLTGADVPKTRAVGVRAIYDYETAYVGSTRYEADREYWVGRLAGHADAPRLAGTSHSGAAAPSAVSISVGAVLDDALTGAMAALAQRYNSSDVPVVLATFALYLARMTGTDDVMLSLPVSGRATTKLRDSSGMMSNIVPLRIGVDPDVTIEELLRRIQVELTGALRHQRFRVEDMQRETDGGFEGSTSAGRGAFGPTVNIMMYDSTIRLGDVIGEYRVLSSGPIDDMMVNVYPGVAGASTRVDFLGNPAIYSTEELSTHHQRFLELLRTVLAAPDGSPLADLTVLSRAEEKALLAEDSQGPPPVLLPELLRESGVVRYAGQELTGVEFISRAEHIAGQLSPFLTSPETRIAIALDRSMHSVLALWSVSVAGASFVPVDPHDPTDRLTSMLGSTGVRVGITERALLGTLPGTVEWLAIEDLLDAEPLPFQARRVHLDNEAYVIHTSGSTGKPKAVSVGHRGLAQLATAVVDRYSVSPDSRVLHLASPVFDASIQEILGAFAAGATLVIAPADVYAGPALADLLAEERITHLITSPTVLATLDPLDIKGLEVFDVGGEACPPALRDRFADAGPDMLDAYGPTEATVLATLSAPMTVGKRITIGGPLPGVRALVLDSRLRPAPYGGIGELYLGGDSLARGYDGQPGVTASRFVADPAAPSRRLYRTGDLVRWSISGTSLEYLGRADQQLQLHGRRVELGEIESVALQLAGVDAVAVDVREDHLVAYVVGETADLSAHLRGALPAWMVPDRIVELDALPLSVSGKLDRRALPDPAPTTITEYVAPQTDTERAVAAVFAEVLDVPTVGRTHSFFELGGDSLSATRVVARLGSAVTLPVLFDAPTVAAIAVAIDSALDQRDSLDLLDTVMPERVPLSYSQQRMWFLNQFDSASPAYNMPVAVQLPSGGDPSLVIAALRDVLERHESLRTYFPDDGNGPRQVVLPTAGVLPEIRTSEVGPGELENAIAELASKGFDVAAEVPIRASLLAVSSHEGSPEATVVVIVMHHISVDGWSIDPLVRDFTVAYAARTAGHAPTWPRLQAQYSQYAVWNRAVVDAAAEGQLRYWTTALDALDRPSAGLPTDRPRPAVQSMQTAGVPVAIGTEVHAQIRALALGENATTFMVVHAALALTLSRFSDCDRTVLGSPSAGRGHAALDDMVGMFVGTVPLAVEVDRDGTFTELLESVRHADLDAFAHSDLPFERIVDALSTDRSLDRHPLFQVMLAFDNARHQSIEDLPVTVLPISTHTSEFDLNVVVTETTDGIAGDIEYAKDLYDRATVERFAAAFVSILEAVVENPAVVVGDIELGSRPAQPDHVATGTLLDVLAIETPDHSALDGESTLTYRELDSRSNRMARLLIDRGAVPETTVALSLARSAEYIVALWAVVKSGAAFLPVDPSYPALRREQILTGTHLGFGGVEAGVLWLDESAAEAFDDSPLVDADRAATLLPAHPAYVVHTSGSTGMPKPVTVTHAAVYALAQQVVSRYDVTASSRVLHGYSTNFDAAVLELVLAFGAGATMVIAPTGILDGDEMGRFLTAHSVTHYLSTPAVLATVPPVAGVTTVAVGGDVLGSAVVDAWAPGRRMLNAYGPSEATIVATLTDPLDAGDRITIGTPLPHVYALVLDTRLQPVPVGGVGELYLGGISIARGYRARPALTAERFVAGPGGQRLYRTGDLVLRQESGVLDYRGRGDSQVQLRGVRVELGDIESALTAHPSVQGAVADVRDGRIVAWVAWAVGADERELTPWMLERLPLSMVPAVIVAVDRIPVTANGKVDLSALVAPAPAAGDLSAARTLAEEVILGIFADALDVVDPSADANFFVLGGDSLSATRATSRIGAALGTHVPVRTLFEAPNARALAAAIDMLSEAYISPPALAHRAQARDHGALSPAERRVWLQNRFDPSSAAYNIAFALPLPADTDLAVLRAAIIDVLERHLPLRTVYPSTPDGPVAMLLDAEIVVSSIDDRHADAKLLAETGFDLTVEPPVRFNVVHNLVQDVGQDGVCSGGEMALVVVAHHIAVDGLSLAPLARDVSTALAARQAGVQPEFTTLTVDYADYRLWQQDVLDSVAAEQLAYWRRTLAGLPDYLELPTGTPNPFQNPAPIAFELDAATLADLRGLANRVGATLFVVIHAALAAVLAEASGTTDIAIGTPVSGRSEPALDDLVGMFVGTIVLRTDVAPNKTFEQFVTDVRDRDLDAFAHSAVPFDWVVEAVEPTRAIDSHPLFQVLLAVGALEIPTFELGTGEVSPQRIDISENQFDLEFVIEHTVDGLRGQLGYSGDRFERSVCIALAERLESVLRLVAARPDIELGSLDFLAARPDVVSHTDGAEDRYTLGTLVRRAAETWPDATVVVDNGESLTYAELDRRSNVLMDNIIAEGAGPGTLVAVALPRSADLVAALWAVAKSGAGYLPIDPNHPATRIEEILEHAQPVTGITRAALAPVGGRWVTVDGLASSPEPALLRSYFEDTAYFEDTAYLDDTAYVIYTSGSTGAPKGVRVTHRGIADLVQSQRDTFGVETESRVLQFASPGFDASIFEMLLAFGVGAAVVVVPAEVYAGRELETFITSTAVTHVCLTPTVLQITDPAATPTVDVVIMAGEAANAELVQRWSHSSTVFNAYGPTEATVMGTCTPALKNPAAVTIGGPVRGFDAVVLDARLRPVPDNVVGELYLGGPGLAEGYLSQPGLTASRFVPNMLGDKSKRLYRTGDLVRWVEHRNARELEYLGRVDSQVKIRGHRVELAEVEAALLRHPDVEQACVVGHDHSLAAYIAGDTDAGVVREFLTRTIPAYMVPSSVTVVDTLPMSISGKVDARALPEPTLATVVHLAPSTPLEWSVRASFAEVLEIDADRIGVDDNFFDLGGHSLSVVRVIDNLGDELGRPVPVSWLLTHPTAASLAAKLDGLGDAGDDVFDVVLPLRVEGEREPLFCIHPAIGIAWSYLSLLSVTDRPLYGLQVPGIASGEPSPASIDAFAARYVREIRAVQPTGPYHLLGWSLGGVIAHAVATVLQSSGEEVASLALLDPQLSVPTDVPADAVDFGVEDLARQLGVTGSSFEDIVTQLRYTRSELGFLTSDHLRRMYAPVVAAPRWVAAHRPRIYDGDVVYFAARGSHGSQQWEQYVGGHLSVVRIDAEHEDLLGEASAHTIGRAIGTTSVAEGVA; encoded by the coding sequence GTGTCGTCAGTGAAAGGTGCCCCCAGCGGGATCGACTTGTTCCCGCTGTCGCCCGCCCAGCTCAATATCTACTTCGCCCAGAAGCTGGCGCCGGGGGTTCCGTTCACCATCGCCCAGTTCGTCGAGATCCGTGGCGAGATCGACCCCGCCACATTGATCCGGGCAACCGACATCGCCTGCCGCGAGCTCGAATCGCCTGGCGTGCGCTTGGGTGAAGACGACGGGCAGCCGTATCAATGGTTCGACCTCAACGTTCCCTACGCCATGATCTACCGCGACCTTCGCGAGGAGAGCGACCCCGTCGGCTACGCCCACCGCTACATGGACGAGCAATACCGAAAGCCCGTCGACTTGGTCCGCGATCAGCTGATCGCCTCGGAGATCATGCAGGTCGGCGACGCACATTATTTCTGGTACAGCCGAGCCCACCACGTGGTCATGGACGGCTTGGGTGCAATCTCCGTTCAGGAGCGTACCGCCGCCGCGTACACGGCCCTGCTGACCGGCGCCGACGTCCCCAAGACCCGCGCCGTCGGTGTCCGGGCGATCTACGACTACGAAACCGCCTACGTCGGTTCCACGCGCTATGAAGCCGACCGCGAATACTGGGTCGGCCGGCTCGCCGGTCACGCCGATGCGCCACGTCTTGCAGGCACCTCGCATTCCGGTGCGGCGGCGCCCAGCGCCGTCTCGATCAGCGTCGGCGCAGTGCTCGACGACGCGCTCACCGGCGCAATGGCCGCGCTCGCCCAGCGCTACAACTCTTCCGACGTCCCGGTCGTGCTCGCGACGTTCGCGTTGTACCTCGCGCGGATGACCGGTACCGACGACGTCATGCTCAGCCTCCCCGTCTCGGGCCGCGCGACCACCAAACTGCGCGACTCCTCCGGGATGATGTCCAACATCGTGCCGCTGCGCATCGGCGTGGACCCGGACGTCACCATCGAGGAACTACTGCGTCGCATCCAGGTCGAGCTCACCGGCGCGCTGCGGCATCAGCGGTTCCGCGTCGAGGACATGCAGCGTGAAACCGACGGCGGGTTCGAGGGCAGTACCTCCGCCGGCCGCGGAGCTTTCGGTCCGACCGTGAACATCATGATGTACGACAGCACAATCAGGCTCGGCGACGTCATCGGCGAATATCGTGTGCTCTCCAGTGGTCCGATCGACGACATGATGGTCAACGTCTACCCAGGGGTCGCCGGCGCCAGCACCCGCGTCGACTTCCTCGGTAACCCCGCGATCTATAGCACCGAGGAACTGAGCACACACCATCAGCGGTTCCTCGAGCTGCTGCGTACCGTTCTCGCGGCACCGGACGGGTCGCCGCTCGCGGACCTGACCGTGCTCTCGCGCGCCGAAGAGAAAGCGCTGCTCGCCGAGGACTCGCAGGGGCCGCCGCCTGTTCTGCTGCCCGAGTTGCTCCGGGAGTCCGGCGTTGTCCGCTACGCCGGGCAGGAGCTCACGGGCGTCGAATTCATCTCTCGTGCAGAGCATATCGCGGGACAGCTTTCGCCTTTCCTTACCTCACCCGAGACGCGGATCGCGATCGCGCTGGACCGCTCGATGCACTCCGTACTGGCGCTGTGGTCGGTATCGGTGGCGGGCGCATCGTTCGTGCCCGTCGATCCGCACGATCCGACCGACCGGTTGACCTCCATGCTCGGCAGCACCGGAGTGCGCGTCGGCATCACCGAGCGCGCACTGCTCGGCACGCTCCCCGGCACAGTCGAGTGGCTGGCCATCGAAGACCTCCTCGACGCCGAACCCCTGCCCTTTCAGGCTCGCCGGGTTCACCTCGACAACGAGGCGTATGTCATCCATACCTCCGGTTCGACCGGAAAGCCCAAGGCCGTCAGCGTCGGTCATCGCGGGCTCGCGCAGCTCGCCACAGCGGTGGTGGATCGATACTCGGTCTCACCGGACTCGCGGGTACTGCACCTGGCGTCGCCGGTGTTCGACGCGTCCATCCAGGAAATCCTGGGCGCTTTCGCTGCCGGTGCCACGCTGGTCATCGCACCCGCCGACGTGTACGCGGGCCCGGCGCTCGCCGACCTCCTGGCCGAAGAACGCATCACGCACCTCATTACCTCTCCGACTGTCCTCGCGACGCTCGATCCTTTGGACATCAAAGGCCTCGAGGTATTCGACGTCGGCGGTGAAGCATGCCCGCCCGCGCTACGCGACCGGTTCGCCGACGCCGGCCCCGACATGCTCGACGCCTACGGCCCGACCGAGGCAACCGTCCTCGCTACGCTCTCCGCACCCATGACCGTCGGAAAACGGATCACCATCGGTGGCCCGCTGCCCGGAGTCCGCGCGCTCGTACTCGACAGCCGGTTGCGCCCCGCCCCGTACGGCGGCATCGGCGAGCTCTATCTCGGCGGTGACTCTCTCGCGCGAGGATACGACGGGCAACCCGGCGTCACCGCGAGCCGTTTCGTGGCCGATCCGGCTGCGCCCAGTCGAAGGCTCTATCGCACAGGAGATCTGGTGCGATGGTCAATTTCCGGTACGTCACTCGAATACCTGGGCCGCGCCGATCAGCAGCTCCAGCTACACGGCCGTCGGGTCGAACTCGGCGAAATCGAATCGGTCGCACTGCAACTGGCGGGTGTCGACGCCGTTGCCGTCGACGTTCGTGAAGACCACCTCGTCGCGTATGTCGTCGGCGAGACCGCAGACTTGAGTGCGCACCTGCGCGGCGCGCTTCCGGCGTGGATGGTTCCGGACCGCATCGTCGAACTCGATGCGTTACCCCTCTCGGTGAGCGGCAAGCTCGACCGCCGGGCACTACCAGACCCGGCACCGACGACGATCACCGAATACGTTGCCCCGCAGACCGATACCGAACGCGCCGTCGCCGCCGTGTTCGCCGAGGTGCTGGACGTACCGACCGTCGGCCGCACCCACTCGTTCTTCGAGCTCGGTGGTGACTCCCTGAGCGCCACACGAGTCGTGGCCAGGCTCGGCTCCGCGGTCACGCTGCCCGTCCTGTTCGACGCACCGACCGTCGCCGCGATCGCGGTTGCCATCGATTCGGCGCTCGATCAGCGAGATTCGCTCGATCTGCTCGACACCGTGATGCCCGAGCGGGTGCCGCTGTCCTACTCGCAGCAGCGGATGTGGTTCCTCAACCAGTTCGATTCGGCCTCGCCCGCATACAACATGCCGGTGGCCGTGCAGTTGCCTTCGGGTGGAGACCCGAGCCTCGTCATCGCTGCGCTGCGTGACGTGCTCGAACGGCACGAGTCGCTGCGCACCTACTTCCCCGACGACGGCAACGGCCCACGCCAGGTAGTGCTGCCCACGGCAGGTGTTCTGCCCGAGATCCGCACCAGCGAAGTAGGACCCGGCGAACTCGAAAACGCGATCGCCGAACTGGCATCGAAGGGTTTCGACGTCGCTGCCGAGGTCCCCATCCGCGCCTCGCTACTCGCCGTCTCCTCGCACGAGGGTTCGCCCGAGGCGACGGTTGTCGTCATCGTCATGCATCACATCTCGGTCGACGGGTGGTCGATCGATCCTCTCGTCCGCGACTTCACCGTCGCGTACGCCGCACGCACCGCCGGGCATGCCCCCACATGGCCGCGACTGCAAGCCCAGTACAGCCAGTACGCGGTGTGGAACAGAGCTGTCGTCGACGCCGCCGCGGAAGGTCAATTGCGTTATTGGACAACCGCACTCGATGCTCTGGATCGGCCCAGTGCGGGGCTGCCGACCGATCGTCCGCGCCCGGCCGTGCAGTCGATGCAGACAGCAGGCGTCCCCGTCGCGATCGGCACCGAAGTACACGCCCAGATTCGCGCTCTCGCGCTCGGTGAGAACGCGACGACGTTCATGGTCGTCCATGCCGCACTTGCCCTGACTCTGAGTCGCTTCAGCGATTGCGACCGCACCGTCCTGGGTTCACCCTCGGCCGGTCGCGGGCACGCAGCGCTCGACGACATGGTCGGAATGTTCGTCGGCACCGTGCCGTTGGCGGTCGAGGTGGACCGCGACGGCACCTTCACCGAACTCCTCGAGAGTGTTCGGCACGCAGATCTCGACGCGTTCGCCCACTCCGACCTGCCGTTCGAGCGGATCGTCGACGCACTGAGTACGGATCGATCCCTCGACCGCCACCCACTGTTCCAAGTGATGCTGGCATTCGACAATGCCCGCCACCAGTCGATCGAGGACCTCCCGGTCACTGTGTTGCCCATCTCCACCCACACCTCCGAATTCGACCTCAACGTCGTCGTCACCGAAACCACCGACGGCATCGCGGGCGACATCGAATACGCGAAAGACCTGTACGACCGGGCGACCGTCGAGCGCTTCGCCGCAGCATTCGTCAGCATCCTCGAAGCAGTCGTGGAGAACCCCGCCGTCGTGGTGGGAGATATCGAACTCGGCTCTCGCCCTGCGCAACCCGACCATGTTGCAACGGGAACTCTGCTGGATGTGCTGGCAATCGAGACTCCCGATCACAGTGCACTGGACGGTGAATCGACGCTGACCTACCGCGAACTGGACAGCCGATCCAACCGGATGGCGCGCCTGCTGATCGACCGAGGTGCTGTACCGGAGACCACTGTGGCACTCTCGCTCGCACGATCCGCGGAGTACATCGTGGCCCTGTGGGCAGTGGTGAAGTCCGGCGCTGCGTTCCTGCCGGTCGATCCGAGCTACCCGGCGCTGCGACGCGAGCAGATCCTCACCGGCACCCACCTGGGCTTCGGCGGTGTCGAAGCGGGCGTGCTGTGGCTTGATGAATCGGCCGCCGAGGCTTTCGACGACAGCCCCCTGGTCGACGCCGACCGCGCTGCGACGCTACTCCCTGCCCACCCCGCCTACGTCGTCCATACCTCGGGATCCACCGGGATGCCGAAGCCTGTGACGGTGACGCATGCGGCTGTGTATGCACTGGCGCAGCAAGTAGTTTCGCGCTACGACGTCACCGCTTCCTCGCGGGTGCTGCACGGGTACTCGACGAACTTCGACGCCGCCGTGCTGGAATTGGTGCTGGCTTTCGGAGCAGGCGCCACCATGGTCATCGCACCCACCGGGATACTCGACGGGGACGAGATGGGCCGGTTCCTCACCGCCCACTCCGTCACCCACTACCTGTCCACACCCGCCGTGCTCGCGACCGTCCCCCCGGTTGCCGGTGTCACCACCGTGGCCGTCGGCGGAGACGTACTCGGAAGCGCAGTGGTCGACGCCTGGGCACCCGGACGGCGAATGCTCAACGCGTACGGCCCTTCCGAGGCCACCATCGTCGCCACGCTGACCGACCCACTCGACGCCGGAGACCGCATCACCATCGGCACACCGCTGCCGCACGTGTATGCACTCGTGCTCGACACCCGCCTACAGCCGGTCCCGGTCGGTGGCGTCGGCGAGCTGTACCTCGGTGGCATCTCGATTGCGCGCGGATACCGTGCCCGCCCCGCACTGACCGCGGAACGCTTCGTCGCAGGCCCCGGTGGCCAGCGGCTCTATCGGACAGGCGATCTCGTACTCCGCCAGGAGTCCGGCGTCCTCGACTACCGTGGACGCGGCGACTCCCAAGTCCAATTGCGTGGGGTGCGCGTCGAACTCGGCGACATCGAATCCGCCCTCACCGCACATCCTTCGGTCCAGGGCGCGGTCGCCGACGTCCGCGACGGCCGAATCGTGGCCTGGGTCGCCTGGGCGGTCGGCGCCGACGAGCGCGAACTCACGCCCTGGATGTTGGAACGGCTTCCGCTGTCGATGGTGCCGGCCGTGATCGTCGCAGTCGATCGCATCCCCGTCACCGCCAACGGCAAAGTCGACCTCTCCGCACTGGTCGCGCCTGCCCCGGCAGCCGGAGACCTCTCGGCAGCCCGAACGCTCGCCGAGGAAGTCATCCTCGGAATCTTCGCCGACGCCCTCGACGTCGTCGATCCGTCCGCGGACGCCAATTTCTTCGTGCTCGGCGGTGATTCGCTGAGTGCCACGCGCGCAACCTCACGCATCGGCGCCGCGTTGGGCACCCACGTTCCGGTTCGGACACTGTTCGAAGCGCCGAACGCCCGCGCCCTCGCTGCGGCGATCGACATGCTGTCGGAGGCGTACATCAGCCCGCCCGCGCTCGCGCATCGGGCGCAGGCCCGTGATCACGGCGCCCTCTCTCCCGCCGAGCGACGGGTGTGGTTGCAGAATCGCTTCGACCCCAGCTCTGCTGCCTACAACATTGCGTTCGCACTGCCGCTGCCCGCGGACACCGACCTCGCAGTTCTCCGGGCCGCGATCATCGACGTGCTCGAACGTCACCTCCCGCTGCGCACCGTCTACCCGTCCACCCCGGACGGCCCGGTCGCCATGCTGCTCGACGCCGAGATCGTCGTCTCCTCGATCGACGATCGCCACGCCGACGCGAAACTGCTCGCCGAAACCGGATTCGACCTGACCGTCGAGCCACCCGTGCGGTTCAACGTCGTACACAATCTCGTTCAGGATGTCGGACAGGACGGCGTATGCAGCGGCGGCGAGATGGCGTTGGTGGTCGTCGCCCATCACATCGCCGTCGACGGGCTCTCGCTCGCCCCGCTCGCGCGTGACGTCTCCACCGCTCTGGCCGCCAGACAGGCCGGCGTGCAACCCGAGTTCACCACGCTGACAGTCGATTACGCCGACTACCGCCTGTGGCAGCAGGACGTGCTGGACTCGGTCGCAGCCGAACAGCTCGCCTACTGGCGGCGCACCCTCGCCGGGCTGCCTGACTACCTCGAGCTGCCGACCGGCACCCCGAACCCCTTTCAGAACCCGGCACCCATCGCGTTCGAACTCGACGCTGCCACGCTCGCCGACCTCCGCGGACTCGCGAACCGCGTGGGCGCAACACTGTTCGTGGTGATCCACGCCGCGTTGGCCGCCGTGCTCGCCGAAGCCAGCGGCACCACCGACATCGCCATCGGCACCCCGGTATCGGGACGCTCCGAACCCGCACTCGACGACCTGGTCGGCATGTTCGTCGGCACCATCGTGCTCCGAACCGACGTGGCACCGAACAAGACATTCGAGCAGTTCGTCACCGACGTCCGCGACCGCGACCTCGACGCATTCGCGCACTCGGCCGTCCCCTTCGACTGGGTCGTCGAGGCCGTGGAACCAACCAGAGCCATCGACTCCCACCCACTGTTCCAGGTGCTCCTCGCCGTCGGCGCGCTGGAGATCCCGACCTTCGAACTCGGCACCGGTGAAGTATCACCGCAGCGAATCGACATCTCCGAGAACCAGTTCGACCTCGAATTCGTCATCGAGCACACCGTCGACGGATTGCGCGGACAACTCGGCTACTCCGGCGACCGCTTCGAACGATCCGTGTGCATCGCCCTTGCCGAACGCCTGGAATCGGTACTCCGACTCGTCGCGGCACGCCCGGACATCGAACTCGGCAGCCTCGACTTCCTCGCCGCCCGCCCGGACGTCGTCTCGCACACCGACGGTGCCGAAGACCGCTACACCCTCGGCACCCTCGTGCGCCGGGCCGCCGAGACCTGGCCGGACGCAACAGTCGTCGTCGACAACGGCGAATCACTGACGTACGCCGAACTGGACCGGCGCTCGAATGTGCTGATGGACAACATCATCGCCGAAGGTGCGGGGCCGGGAACTCTGGTTGCCGTCGCGCTGCCGCGGTCCGCCGATCTCGTAGCGGCACTGTGGGCCGTCGCCAAGAGCGGTGCCGGCTACCTGCCGATCGACCCGAACCATCCGGCCACACGCATCGAGGAAATCCTCGAACACGCCCAGCCCGTCACCGGCATCACCAGGGCCGCCCTCGCTCCCGTCGGAGGACGATGGGTGACGGTCGACGGCCTGGCGAGTTCCCCCGAGCCGGCCCTGCTTCGCTCGTATTTCGAAGACACCGCATATTTCGAAGACACCGCGTATCTCGACGACACCGCCTACGTCATCTACACCTCGGGTTCGACGGGCGCCCCCAAGGGCGTGCGGGTGACACACCGAGGCATCGCGGATCTGGTGCAAAGCCAACGCGATACGTTCGGAGTCGAGACCGAATCTCGAGTACTGCAGTTCGCGTCCCCAGGTTTCGACGCCTCGATCTTCGAAATGCTCCTCGCCTTCGGCGTCGGCGCTGCCGTGGTCGTCGTGCCCGCCGAGGTCTATGCGGGCCGTGAACTCGAAACGTTCATCACCAGCACCGCCGTCACACACGTGTGCCTGACCCCGACCGTCCTGCAGATCACCGACCCGGCAGCGACACCGACCGTCGACGTCGTCATCATGGCCGGCGAAGCAGCCAATGCCGAACTGGTGCAACGCTGGTCGCACAGCAGCACCGTGTTCAACGCCTACGGACCGACCGAGGCCACGGTCATGGGAACCTGTACGCCCGCACTGAAAAACCCCGCCGCGGTGACCATCGGCGGACCGGTGCGCGGGTTCGACGCCGTCGTTCTCGACGCACGGCTGCGGCCCGTACCGGACAACGTGGTGGGCGAGCTGTACCTCGGCGGCCCAGGGCTGGCCGAAGGGTACCTGTCCCAGCCCGGACTCACCGCGAGCCGCTTCGTACCGAACATGCTGGGCGACAAGAGCAAGCGCCTCTACCGAACCGGCGACCTCGTCCGGTGGGTGGAGCACCGGAACGCACGCGAACTCGAGTACCTCGGACGCGTCGACTCGCAGGTCAAGATCCGTGGCCATCGCGTCGAACTCGCGGAGGTGGAAGCTGCACTGCTGCGGCATCCCGACGTCGAACAGGCCTGTGTGGTCGGGCACGATCACTCGTTAGCGGCCTACATTGCCGGTGACACCGATGCCGGCGTAGTCCGCGAATTCCTCACGCGCACAATCCCGGCCTACATGGTTCCCAGTTCGGTCACCGTTGTGGACACACTGCCGATGTCGATCTCCGGAAAGGTCGACGCGCGAGCACTACCCGAGCCCACGCTGGCGACCGTCGTGCATCTTGCGCCGTCGACGCCGCTGGAGTGGAGCGTACGGGCCTCGTTCGCGGAGGTTCTCGAGATCGACGCCGACCGTATCGGCGTCGACGACAACTTCTTCGACCTCGGCGGACACTCACTGTCGGTGGTGCGCGTGATCGACAACCTCGGCGACGAACTCGGACGGCCGGTTCCGGTCAGCTGGCTGTTGACGCACCCGACAGCGGCGTCGTTGGCGGCGAAGCTGGACGGGCTCGGCGACGCCGGCGACGACGTCTTCGATGTCGTACTGCCACTGCGGGTCGAAGGCGAACGAGAGCCACTGTTCTGCATCCACCCCGCCATCGGCATCGCGTGGAGCTACCTGTCCTTGCTCTCGGTCACCGACCGACCGCTCTACGGACTCCAGGTTCCCGGCATCGCCAGCGGTGAACCCTCGCCTGCCTCGATCGACGCGTTCGCGGCCCGATACGTGCGGGAGATCCGCGCAGTTCAGCCCACCGGCCCCTACCACCTACTCGGGTGGTCCCTCGGTGGAGTGATCGCGCATGCCGTCGCGACCGTCCTGCAGAGCTCGGGGGAGGAAGTCGCGTCACTCGCACTGCTCGACCCGCAGCTGAGCGTGCCTACCGACGTCCCTGCCGATGCCGTCGACTTCGGTGTCGAGGATCTGGCGCGCCAACTGGGAGTCACCGGGTCCTCGTTCGAGGATATCGTGACGCAATTGCGTTACACACGAAGCGAACTCGGATTCCTTACCAGCGACCATCTCCGCAGAATGTATGCCCCGGTAGTGGCAGCTCCGCGGTGGGTGGCAGCACACCGACCCCGAATATACGACGGTGACGTCGTGTACTTTGCGGCCCGTGGATCACACGGTTCGCAGCAATGGGAACAGTACGTCGGCGGCCATCTCTCGGTCGTCCGCATCGATGCTGAACACGAAGACCTGCTGGGTGAAGCAAGCGCCCACACCATAGGCCGAGCAATCGGCACCACCTCGGTCGCGGAAGGCGTGGCGTGA
- a CDS encoding sugar transferase: MAATILIVLAPVFLGCVILTSGAEGEPTFASTTRIGRRGIRFQLLSFRTPPEQRLGVLLTKLGMDHLPELINVLRGDMSMVGPRPATDRPGIPDVEVPADCRPGITGLWVLAPRADISGPDAAMLDRNYVDSWSLARDIRILYRTVAAVRYGP; the protein is encoded by the coding sequence GTGGCCGCCACAATCCTGATAGTGCTGGCGCCGGTATTCCTCGGATGCGTGATTCTGACCAGTGGCGCCGAGGGTGAGCCCACGTTCGCGTCCACGACGAGGATCGGTCGTCGAGGCATCCGTTTCCAGCTCCTGAGCTTCAGGACGCCTCCTGAGCAGCGGCTGGGCGTGCTGCTGACGAAGCTGGGCATGGATCATCTGCCCGAGCTGATCAACGTTCTTCGGGGTGACATGAGCATGGTCGGGCCGCGACCCGCCACGGATCGGCCCGGCATTCCCGATGTGGAAGTACCCGCCGACTGCCGTCCAGGAATCACCGGACTGTGGGTGCTGGCGCCCCGCGCGGACATCTCCGGACCGGACGCGGCGATGCTAGATCGCAATTATGTGGACTCGTGGTCGCTCGCCCGCGACATCCGCATCCTGTACCGGACAGTCGCCGCAGTACGGTACGGCCCCTGA